The Puniceicoccus vermicola DNA segment AACATCGAGCCCCTTCTCGACCCTTCCGAATCGGTTCTCATCTATAACAGCGACATCCTTACCGACCTGCCTCTCGATCACCTCCTCCAGAAGCACGAAGAGTCCGGCAGACCGCTGGTAACCCTCGCCTCCTCCCTCGCAGGCAAGGACTTACACCTCCTCACCGATGGAAACGGCCGCCTCCTGAAGGTCGATCGCTCAGAAAAAGGAGACACCGAAGGACGTCATCAATTCCTCGGGATCTCGGTGATTGAGCCCGGATTCCTGCGTTATCTCCAAAAAGACTCTCCCGAATCCCTCATCCACGGCTGGACCCGTGCCCTCGAGGAAGACCGGGAATCCGTCCGTGTCTGTGAAATTACGGAAGGACGCTGGCAGGATGTCGGGACCTTAAACGCCTACGAATCCGTTCGCGAATCCGGCCTCAATCACGAGGCGCTCTCTCTCAGCAACCCCGCTGGCACGGCTTCGGAGAACCTGTGACCCTCCCCGCTGCTAAGATTTCCATCCCCGAAGCTCTCGCGGCCGATTTGGAGGCATTCCCCGCGGATCCATTCCCGGGCGAAGCCATTCCGATCGCTTCGGGAGCCTCGGGGAGGCGCTTTTTCCGGATCCTCCGCGGCGAGCAAACCCGCGTCCTCATGGCCTATCCTCCGGAGCCGCACGAGAACCTATTGTTCAGTGCCATCGGCCACGCTCTGCGCGCTGAAAAAATTCCGGTGCCCAAGATTTTATCCGAAAACCGCGAACGCGGATGGGTCTGGCTCGAGGATCTCGGGGAAAGGGACCTCTACTCCGCCCGCGAGGAAAAATCTGAACGGCTTCTCTACTACGACCAGGCCCTTGAAACCCTCCACCGGATCCAGCAACTTCCCGAAGACCTTTTCGCCGACCGAGACATCGAGACTCTCCCCGGCTTCGACCAAGAGCTTTA contains these protein-coding regions:
- a CDS encoding nucleotidyltransferase family protein produces the protein MRTAFLPSAGLGKRLRPMTARIPKPLLPVAGEPIIHHVMRHCARAGVERFIINTSHLPEAFEVAFPDHEWNGFPLEFVHEPIRLETGAGLKNIEPLLDPSESVLIYNSDILTDLPLDHLLQKHEESGRPLVTLASSLAGKDLHLLTDGNGRLLKVDRSEKGDTEGRHQFLGISVIEPGFLRYLQKDSPESLIHGWTRALEEDRESVRVCEITEGRWQDVGTLNAYESVRESGLNHEALSLSNPAGTASENL